The following coding sequences are from one Paenibacillus stellifer window:
- a CDS encoding transglutaminase domain-containing protein yields MWNEWLQSLRDANIITLALLLVLLISMLQGWARGFSLSAGRLFGLLGSSLLTLVSLILAAAGAAYASPRVQAWAEGVSAPAGELKQWQQMYYTAVSALAGLPLLRFLLLLLVGYSVIRLLAGLLILFLPLPSIFGRRSDRRKVSAGSRLGGAGVGLFIGAVRCLLLIIALYVGTGLSPGSGFSRYIEASPVYRQGVEKLIEPVAGSAVQDKLPVLTEAVTAEMNDILRRKYEIIDRDISGDISEAAANVAGSGKNAKEKARLLYDWVGTRISYDYAKAENYERNRIWKEQTPQETFDTRLGVCIDYARLYAVMARSQGLQVRVVTGRGYDGQGGYGPHAWNEVYLPESGTWIPLDSTWAKSGDWFNPPDFASTHVKESVL; encoded by the coding sequence ATGTGGAATGAATGGCTCCAGAGCCTGCGGGATGCCAATATCATCACGTTGGCATTGCTGCTCGTTCTGCTGATTTCAATGTTGCAAGGTTGGGCAAGAGGCTTCTCCCTGTCCGCCGGACGGCTGTTCGGACTGCTCGGCTCAAGCTTGCTTACGCTGGTGTCGCTTATTCTCGCCGCCGCTGGGGCGGCTTACGCGTCGCCGCGTGTTCAGGCATGGGCCGAGGGCGTATCCGCTCCGGCGGGGGAGCTGAAGCAGTGGCAGCAGATGTACTATACGGCCGTCTCCGCGCTGGCGGGACTGCCCTTGCTGCGCTTTCTGCTTCTGCTGCTGGTCGGGTACAGCGTGATTCGTCTTCTGGCGGGTCTGCTTATTCTGTTCCTGCCGCTGCCTTCTATCTTTGGACGGAGGTCTGACAGACGGAAGGTATCGGCAGGGAGCAGGCTGGGGGGAGCGGGCGTCGGACTGTTCATCGGAGCGGTCCGCTGCCTGCTGCTGATTATTGCACTGTATGTGGGGACGGGATTGAGTCCCGGAAGCGGGTTTTCACGCTATATCGAGGCTTCGCCTGTATATCGGCAGGGCGTGGAGAAGCTGATCGAGCCGGTAGCCGGTTCGGCGGTTCAGGACAAGCTGCCGGTGCTCACCGAGGCTGTCACCGCCGAGATGAACGATATTCTCCGGCGCAAGTACGAGATCATCGACCGCGATATATCGGGTGATATCAGCGAGGCCGCGGCGAATGTCGCCGGCAGCGGCAAGAACGCCAAGGAGAAGGCGCGGTTGTTATACGATTGGGTCGGAACCCGGATTTCGTACGATTACGCCAAAGCGGAGAATTATGAACGGAACCGGATATGGAAGGAGCAGACGCCGCAGGAGACATTTGATACCCGCCTCGGCGTCTGTATCGATTATGCGCGGCTGTACGCTGTCATGGCCCGGTCGCAAGGGCTTCAGGTGAGAGTCGTGACCGGCAGAGGATACGATGGGCAGGGAGGCTACGGGCCTCATGCCTGGAACGAGGTCTATTTGCCTGAGAGCGGGACCTGGATTCCACTGGACTCCACCTGGGCGAAGAGCGGAGACTGGTTCAATCCGCCTGATTTTGCCTCGACTCATGTCAAGGAAAGCGTACTCTAG